Proteins from a genomic interval of Pseudoalteromonas sp. MEBiC 03607:
- a CDS encoding prolyl oligopeptidase family serine peptidase, producing the protein MNFKTTANKTLVALAVASSFMLAGCQSTASTPSEEQVTNVAPVVVTPADTGSAEITLEQAMAHPDWLGRQPERAFWNGDSNSIVYAQKQQGNELRDLYVQAINSQSASQLALNKLHTVGAKNAVYSADKKQQAYSFEGNIFVKNLSTGQITQITHDSAQQSKPQFLTDGSLAFRQGNAFYKVDLATGRQVELVNLHLDDAPKGVQEPDTYIAKEQHKLIDYIALTHKNKKDREERKAQINEQNDSIANAQFYLGKGKRLADVQLSPNGQALVAVTTENRSWRDEGDIMPNYIADDARVKAEKVRRRVADEKPISSDVIYIDLKSGEQTTLAFDTLPGFDEDVLAAVKKENYAREGKTYKSEKAPRAINLMMDWGWDQSAIQWNTDGSQVALMLEAWDNKDRWLATVDTQNNKLVSQHRLHDDAWVNYAYNDFGWLNNSDTLYYLSEESGYSHIYKKPLNGKATQLTKGQFVVSNLTLTADNSAIYYKANVEHPGLYEIYRVNPANGESEQVTNLDGMTDYQLSPDESKLLLTHSKIMSPPELYVADAKANTQATQLTHTVSDEFLAKKLIAPKIVAVPSSHTDQPIYAKVYYPADYKEGETGKNRKAVIFNHGAGYLQNSHMGWSGYFREFMFHSLLASEGYVVMDMDYRASKGYGRDWRTAIYRQMGTPEIQDLADGVSWMADNANVDTQALGTYGGSYGGFMTFMALFTQPDLFKAGAALRPVTDWAHYNGPYTSNILNHPDVDPIAYEKSSPIYFAEGLKSHLLINAPMVDDNVFFQDSVRLVQRLIELEKENFETAIFPVEPHGFVQPSSWLDEYRRIYKLFKETL; encoded by the coding sequence GTTACCAATGTAGCACCCGTTGTTGTTACTCCCGCTGACACAGGTTCCGCTGAAATCACGTTAGAGCAAGCAATGGCTCACCCTGATTGGTTAGGCCGTCAGCCTGAGCGTGCTTTCTGGAACGGTGATTCTAACAGCATCGTTTATGCACAAAAGCAACAGGGCAATGAGTTACGTGATTTATACGTTCAAGCAATTAACAGCCAATCTGCATCACAATTAGCGTTAAATAAACTACACACTGTAGGCGCTAAAAATGCTGTTTATTCAGCAGATAAAAAGCAACAGGCTTATTCATTTGAAGGTAATATCTTCGTTAAAAACTTAAGCACTGGCCAAATTACTCAAATTACTCACGATAGCGCACAGCAATCAAAACCACAGTTTTTAACTGATGGTAGCCTTGCTTTTCGTCAAGGTAATGCATTTTATAAAGTTGATTTAGCAACGGGTCGTCAAGTTGAATTAGTAAACTTACACCTAGACGATGCACCTAAAGGTGTACAAGAGCCTGACACTTACATTGCAAAAGAACAGCACAAACTAATTGATTACATTGCGCTGACTCACAAAAACAAAAAAGATCGTGAAGAGCGTAAAGCACAAATCAACGAACAAAACGACAGCATTGCTAACGCGCAGTTTTACTTAGGTAAAGGCAAACGTTTAGCAGATGTTCAGCTTTCACCAAATGGCCAAGCACTCGTTGCAGTAACCACTGAGAACCGTTCATGGCGTGACGAAGGCGATATCATGCCTAATTACATTGCCGATGATGCACGTGTAAAGGCTGAGAAAGTACGTCGTCGTGTTGCTGATGAAAAACCAATCAGCTCAGATGTTATCTACATCGACCTTAAATCAGGCGAGCAAACAACCCTTGCATTCGATACCTTACCTGGCTTTGATGAAGACGTACTTGCAGCTGTTAAAAAAGAAAACTACGCCCGTGAAGGCAAAACCTACAAGTCTGAAAAAGCACCACGCGCCATCAATCTAATGATGGATTGGGGTTGGGACCAAAGTGCAATCCAATGGAACACAGATGGTTCACAAGTGGCACTTATGCTTGAAGCATGGGACAACAAAGATCGTTGGTTAGCCACTGTTGATACACAAAACAACAAACTTGTTTCACAGCACCGTCTGCATGACGATGCATGGGTTAACTATGCATACAACGATTTTGGTTGGTTAAACAATTCAGATACGCTTTACTACTTATCTGAAGAGTCTGGTTACAGCCACATTTACAAAAAGCCACTTAACGGTAAGGCGACACAGCTAACTAAAGGCCAATTTGTTGTTTCAAACTTAACGTTAACAGCTGATAACTCAGCGATTTACTACAAAGCTAACGTTGAGCATCCAGGTCTTTACGAAATCTATCGTGTAAACCCTGCAAACGGTGAATCTGAGCAAGTAACCAACCTTGATGGTATGACTGATTACCAGTTAAGCCCAGATGAAAGCAAACTACTGCTAACTCATTCAAAAATTATGTCACCGCCTGAGCTTTACGTTGCTGATGCAAAAGCAAATACCCAAGCAACGCAGTTAACGCACACGGTATCTGATGAGTTTTTAGCGAAGAAACTAATCGCACCTAAGATTGTTGCTGTGCCTTCAAGCCACACTGATCAGCCAATTTACGCAAAAGTATATTACCCAGCTGATTATAAAGAAGGCGAAACAGGTAAAAACCGTAAAGCGGTTATCTTTAACCACGGTGCTGGTTACCTACAAAACTCACACATGGGTTGGTCTGGTTACTTCCGTGAGTTTATGTTCCACTCACTACTTGCTTCAGAAGGCTACGTAGTAATGGACATGGACTACCGTGCATCGAAAGGTTACGGCCGTGATTGGCGTACAGCTATTTACCGTCAAATGGGTACACCTGAGATCCAAGATTTAGCAGACGGCGTAAGCTGGATGGCAGATAACGCAAACGTTGATACACAAGCTCTAGGCACCTATGGTGGCTCTTACGGTGGTTTCATGACGTTTATGGCGTTATTCACACAACCTGATTTATTCAAAGCAGGTGCTGCACTTCGTCCGGTAACTGATTGGGCTCACTACAATGGTCCTTATACGTCGAATATCTTAAATCATCCAGATGTTGACCCAATTGCCTATGAAAAGAGCTCACCAATTTACTTTGCTGAAGGTCTTAAGAGCCATTTATTAATTAATGCGCCTATGGTTGATGATAATGTATTCTTCCAAGATTCAGTTCGCTTAGTACAGCGCTTAATTGAACTTGAAAAAGAAAACTTTGAAACAGCGATCTTCCCAGTTGAGCCGCATGGTTTTGTACAACCATCAAGCTGGTTAGATGAATACCGTCGTATTTATAAGTTGTTTAAAGAAACGCTTTAA
- a CDS encoding RHS repeat-associated core domain-containing protein, translating to MYGRGYLEVSTGQCFEIANTLTGNVNVRASDSKYSEKRGTAPEGSLWVLDSIHGSWLSFWYDAELSFVHSNYTVVDEINNRHERYYQYDSSGMLVAELDGNGETLVEYIYLNSQRIAFVIANEIYFIHTNHLDAPIAITNSAAEAVWSGYYTPFGKLIETTNELTGAMGLRFPGQYADSETGLYYNYFRDYDPELGRYIQSDPIGLAGGINTYGYVLQNPVSYTDRLGLLVILY from the coding sequence GTGTATGGAAGGGGGTACTTAGAGGTATCTACAGGGCAATGTTTTGAAATTGCAAATACATTAACCGGTAATGTTAATGTAAGAGCAAGTGACAGCAAATACTCTGAAAAAAGAGGTACAGCGCCAGAGGGCTCTTTGTGGGTGTTAGACAGTATCCACGGTAGTTGGCTTAGTTTCTGGTATGACGCTGAATTAAGTTTTGTTCATAGCAATTATACTGTTGTGGATGAAATAAATAATCGCCATGAACGTTACTATCAATATGATTCGTCAGGTATGCTGGTTGCTGAATTGGATGGCAATGGTGAAACTCTGGTAGAGTATATTTACTTAAATAGTCAACGTATCGCATTTGTCATAGCAAATGAAATTTATTTTATACATACAAATCATTTAGATGCACCCATTGCAATAACAAATAGCGCTGCAGAAGCTGTTTGGAGTGGTTACTACACACCTTTTGGTAAATTAATTGAGACTACAAATGAGCTAACAGGCGCAATGGGATTACGCTTTCCAGGCCAATATGCCGATTCTGAAACTGGTTTATACTACAACTACTTTAGGGATTACGATCCTGAATTGGGACGCTACATTCAGTCAGATCCGATTGGTTTAGCGGGTGGGATTAATACGTATGGGTATGTGCTTCAAAACCCAGTTTCATATACTGATAGACTTGGCTTACTAGTTATATTGTACTAG
- a CDS encoding tlde1 domain-containing protein yields MQAFTGGQVLGDGTIEQPNTSPYLAAPKGTYLITDNPNFRPEYPDWYGLLKNDSRIDDYFDDNGNDRSGARLHYGSTSYGCATVTSKDQWSKLDKLLNGTKTQQTQFIKGPHFWNPTGNITQYGTLTVK; encoded by the coding sequence ATGCAAGCGTTTACGGGTGGTCAAGTATTAGGTGATGGAACAATAGAACAGCCAAATACCAGCCCTTATTTAGCAGCGCCTAAGGGGACGTATTTAATTACGGATAATCCAAATTTTAGACCTGAATACCCTGACTGGTATGGCCTACTCAAAAATGATAGCAGAATTGATGATTATTTCGATGACAACGGTAATGACAGAAGCGGTGCTAGGTTACATTATGGTTCTACTAGCTATGGATGTGCAACTGTCACTTCGAAAGATCAGTGGTCGAAATTAGATAAACTATTGAATGGCACAAAAACGCAGCAAACTCAGTTTATAAAAGGGCCTCATTTTTGGAACCCAACAGGGAATATCACGCAATACGGAACCCTAACGGTTAAATAG